The Sulfolobus islandicus Y.N.15.51 sequence AGCTCTAACTATATGTCTTACGGCTTCAGCATTTATTTTAAATGCTTTATCTCTTTCTACCTCGCATCTATCTACATCTGTAAGTGCTGCAGCGTTTATAATGATTTCTGGTTTTTTCTTAATAATAAAGTCTTCTAAAGATAGATAATCCGTTAGATCTAATCTTAAACCTTCTGATAATTCATGTAAAGCAAAGGTTTTAATTAACTCATAATTTGAAAGCTTTCGAGATAGTTCAAGCCCTAATTGCCCCGATGCCCCTATAATCATTATTCGCATTAGTAAAAAATAATACAGAGCACATATAAAAGCATTTTTCCCAATTAATAAAGTACCAGTTAGATTAAGGATTTTTAGAATTTTTAAGTATGAAAACAATATATTAAATAATCTCAAATTTTTCTTTAAATTAATAAATTTAGGATATATCGTTGATAAAAATTCTAGCAAAAACATATATTAAGTGGTTAAGAATTATACCTAATATGAAGAAGAGTAAAGCAGTCTTAAGATTATCAGTCTTTGTGGTTACTTTCATTATCTTACAAACGATTGCTTCTTTGCACTCTATCTCCATGAAGTCAGTAACTGCTACTCCAATAAAACACGTTGTAATTATTATCCTTGAGAATCACTCATTTGATAATTTTTTTGGAACTTACCCTTTCGGAAATCCTCCTATATATAATAATATAACGGATTCGCTAATGAGGCCAGTAGGACTTAATTTTGGTGTTAAAATTGCCCTTGATAATGGTAAATATACAAGCCCATATTACGTTGACTCAGTGATCTTATTGGATCCTACTGAAGGATTTAGTGCATATCACAAGGACTGGAATTTCGGTGCAATGAATGGTTTTGTTGAGGGATCTGGTACTCAATCTTTAGCTTATGTCTCATATAAACAAATTCCTCTCCTTTGGGATTACGCAGAAGAATATGTCCTAGCTGATGATTATTTCTCACCTTCTTTAGAGTCGACACAGCCTAACAGAGTGAATTATTTAACAGGGTTTTCCACTAATATTACAAGTGATAGTTTTATTATTAATGTTATACCATTTAGTTATACAATTATGTATCAGCTGTCTCAATATAATATTTCTTGGGCTTATTTCGATTATGGTTATCAACAAGGGCAAAAATTACCGCCTTTTCCATTAGAAGTATTTAGCGGAGCCAATGGATATAGTGATCATTTCTTTAATACTAGCGTTTTCTTGCAAGATCTTAAGCAATGTACCTTACCTTCTATTTCTTGGCTTATGTTTACTGGCGGTGGTGGAAGCGATTATCATTATGTTTATGACATGCACCCACCATTTAACCTCACTATAGGTCAAATTAATTTAGCTTACTTTATTAACGCTATAATGGAAAGTAAGTATTGGAATTCTACTGTAATTTTCATAACTTTTGATGAGGGAGGAGGATTTTATGATCAAGTTCCTCCTCCAATAATTCCCACATATGGAATAGGATATGATAAATTTCTAAATAGTCTAGGAATTTATAATTATACTATATTAGGACAGAGGATTCCACTACTTATAATTTCTCCTTATGCTAAAGAAGGCTGGATTGACAATTATACTATGTCTGGATATACTTTGTTAGCGTTTTTAGATTATAATTGGCATATACCATTTCTTAATAAGATAGTTGCAAATAGCGATGTTCAAGGTTTACTTCAAGCCTTCAATTTTTCTCAAATTCCTAGAAAGCCTATAATTTTAACTCCTAATAACTGGACTTATCCTATACCTTTGCAATATCCAATACATTATGGATACACAGCTACTGTTCATAATAATTATACTAATTACCTATTATTATATAATAAAGGATTAATAAATAATACAGTTTTAAGCTATATAATGCAATTTTCTGAAAATAGTTCATTCAAATATAATACAAGTATATATAATTATACTCAAACAACTATTTATTACACAACATCATATTCATCACAACCTTTACCCTCAATCTCAATTGGCATAAGTTCAAACGAACTTGTAGATATCTTCTTAGTTTTGCTTATAGCGATAGTAGTAATAATAATTTATTATACCATTTCTAGGAAAAAACTATAAATTTTTTGTTTCTAATAAAAACATTTAAATTTATTTCCATTTATCTAATAATTTTCTATTTAAATATTTTCTAAATTCAGTACTATCTTCTCCATACTTAACTAAATAATTAAAACATGACGAACAGACAATTTTACCAGCATACTGATTTGTAGCAATTTCTCCACAATATATGCAAGTCTGTACTTGTTGCTGCAATTGAGTTATTCTGGCTCTAGCTATTAAGTCATCTGCTATATTTTTATAACCGACTATCTTAGATGTTTTAGATTTTATCTCTTCTTCTATTTTAGGGAGTATAACCGAAGGTTTTTCGTTTGTCACTAAATAAACATGAAAAATGATTATTTTACTATCTTCCATCTTTGTATATTTATAATGTGCATAATTTTTATTATCATTACTACTTGTAACTTCTACTTTTTTAGGTTCAATTTCTTCTTCCTTACCATCATCATAAATTATTTTAACTTTCATCTATTATCACACTTTATCGTTATTGTTTAATCCCTATATTAAATTGCGCAGTATAAGCTTGTGAAGACGGTATATACATTGGATTATTTTCATTCACATTAAAATAGAAGAATAGATTCTGCACTGTTTTAACATTAGTAGTGAGTTGCTGTAAACTGAAAAAGCCTATTGGTTTGCCCGTACTATTATTATATAACCCGTAGTTTTGCTGGAAATAGTTAAAGGCTATGTAAGCATAAATTATGCTTATTGCAACATTAATATATGCGAAGGCATGAATTCTATAATTATTTGCTAACTCATAACCATAAGCTGCTCCAGAAGTATGAGAGGAATTAATGAAAGTATTAAAAGCAACGTAAAGCATATTTACAGTGCCGCTTAATTGTAATGATTGACCGGGTGAAGGTGAGCCAGCAATAAATATAAAGGAATTATGTGTTGGAATTGAAGAGAACAGATTTCCTAATATAGTTATGGAATCTACTACATAGTTATCCCTTATCAGGATTACTAAATTCGATCCATCATCAAAATTATTAAAGGCTATAAATATAGTATGACCTCTATATAAATCAGATATAACAGCATTATAGTTAACAAATGAACATCCTACTATCCCATAATTTATACCTTGTGTCAGCTGTACACTGCCACCATTAAATGTAACATTTTGAAATTGTGTTGCAACTATTTTTAGATTATCTGCACCTTGAGTAACTATAGTTGCTCCATCAAATACACAGCCAACAACAGAACCATTATTACCATCAGTTCCAGGATTTAAATAGGTTATGTTAGTGCCTACAAATACACAGCCAACAACAGTCCAACCCCTGGGTGAGATTGCTAAATTACTACCGTTTTCAAATCTACAACCTATCGCCATTAGTTCCCTTGATTGCGTATCAAACAATAACTCTGCATTATTAGCATAACAATTATATAAGAGCACAGTACCTGTTTGATTTAACCATATGTTAGCAAAGAACTGTACACTATCGAAGTAAAACATAATTGAGTGCATATGATATGGCATTCCAGTAATAATAACCCATCTCTGTGGAGTTAAATTAATTAATCTCATGTTCTTAAAGGCAATTATCCAACCCCATGTAGAATAACCAGCTTCCTGCTTATTTGCTACTCCGTTGTTGTTCGTTATATACTGCATTTCAACCGTACTTATTGAGCCTATTGCAACTAAAGGAGGAACACTAGATAAGTTATTAGGATTTACATATATAATTTCTCCTAGTCCGTCACCTTCGAATATATAATGAAGAGATTGATCTAGTAATAAAGTTACTTGCGATGAAGCGTAAACATAAAGTCGACCTCTAATTATAATATGAGCGACTCCGTAAACTAAGGACAGTTGTAAAGCTTCTTGTAAAGCTTGTGTTGCATCACTACCTGGAGGAACGTAAAAATCTACATCAGGATCCATGTGATCTGAGATTATTATAGGCATTTTTAAGTCACCCCACCATAAAATAGAGCTCCCATTCTTTGGAAACCTATTCCAGTAATTAAATCGCCTAAATACATTAAATATCTATATAAACTCCAGAAAACTGGTATAGTTACCGGATCTTGTGCTATGGACGAGGAAAGGGTCGAAATCTGGGAGGATGATAGAACCGTAGTATAGAATTGTATGTTCTCTATTATAGAATACCAAGATCCTACATTAAGTCCACCTTGTTGGCTATGAATAGGGAAATTATTTATCCATAAATATGTGCGATTAGGATAATTTACACTTATTGACCCCGATGCTACTTGATTGCCGTTAATATAAATTGCTGCTTGACCATTACTATATGTTACCACTAAATGGAAGGGAATATTTGATGGAAAAGGTGCAGATATCGAACCGGTAGTACCTTCGAATATTATATCATTACTACTTGCTCTTATACCCCAAGCTTCTCCATCTTCTAACGAACCATAAGACAATATATATCCAGTATATCCGCTAGGTTTGCCAAAAATCCATGCTGAAATAGTGAATTGTGAAGGGGTACCTAAAGCTTGATCACCATTAGCAAATAGGAGTGATTGAATAGTTCCTGTAAATAATACATAAGGCAGTAAAGAAAATGACCTTCTCTTGGTTAAAATTTTATTGATAATACCAGTATTAGTGTACCAAAGTATTTTAATTTCATTACTAATTATTGGCAAAAGAGAAATAAACATAGGAGCACTACCAGGATTTATACAAATCATTCCGCTTCCAGTAATTTCAATGTTATTAGGCGGAGAAGTTATAGGGGATTTTATTGGATAAAATTTTCCAAGAAGAACTACTTCCCCTTGACCGTAATTATTTTGCAGATATTGAATAGCCTCATATATTCCGCATGTACCAGAACCATCTGTACAGCTTCCGTTAAAGATTACACCAGAATTTGTTAAAACATTATATCCATTACTAGGATCACCTTCTACAATTGCGATATAAGGATAGATAGATGATGATGAAGTTTGAGCTTTAGCTATTTCCTTCCTATCTTTAGCTGTAATTAATAAAGTAGCAGGAGTGCTAAATAAAATTGCTGAGGATGTTAGAAAAAGAAATTTCCTTCGGTCTAAATTAACTGAGCTATTTCCTTCACTCACATCAATCACATGATAATATATACTTATAAATTTTTCGGTATATACTTTTCTTGTATTGACGACTAGAAATTTTACCTTCCTTTCTACTCAAAATATTATTGAACATCGTAGAATAAATGAAACTCAATTATATAAATCTATTCCATAGTACAGAAAATACACTGTTAACAATTAGATCTAAATATTATTAATGCCATGATTGAGATTTTTCGTCTTTATAACTAATAATATAGGAAAATTTAAATATTATATAAGATAATAGATAGATATAGTTGTAATCATGAATCATTTAATTGTTAATGTATTTATTAAAATTCTTATAAAGTTTCTCTTTTGCTAACACAGATATTTTGCTATTTTATACAAAATTGTTCTATATGATTTAATGTTAAATCAAAAGAAATACGTTTCCGTAGGTTTTTCCTCGTCGATTCTACAATATTTTTCTTAAATAATAACTTTATTATAGGAGCGATTAGAACTTAAAAACTATATGATCTATTTTATGATATATTATTCTAAGATACCAATATCTATGTTTAATATGCTTAATGATCTATTTTCTGATTTCACATAAGTTATTTTTGATGTTTTTTCCGCTATTATCGAAGCTACTATTAATGTTTGTATATATCCTATTATACTATAAGCCTTATTAGGATCTGGATTATGAATCTTGACATTTACTGATTTTTGATCATTAAAATTTACCTCTACATTATCTCCAAAATTATATAATTCGACTAGAGCCTTCCTTAAAAGAAACTCCAAATCTTCGGAGAAATTAATTCCTTTCTTTCTCATTTCTTTAACTATTATACTCCCTGGAGTTTCTAAAAAAATGCCTATACCATCATTAAATTTATTTATTAGCTCTTCTTTAACATTCTCTATACGTACTGGAAACTTGTCAAGTAGTAATATTCCGTTGGAACCAATAGATGATGGAATAAATATTCTATAATAACTATCACTATTATAATATCTGAAAATTAATTCAAGATTTCTATATAAACTATCCATTAGTAATTCTACTTTGTCATCCTTTTTATGTCCTATATTCACACCATAAGCTGCAATACCAGTCGAAATTAAACCTAATGAAAAAATTGTAAATGGGGGATAAGAAATAACGAAGAGATTTATTACTAATAAGCCTAGTCCTAAAACTATTATATAAAACCATAGATAGTTCATGATAATTATTCCCAATAAACTTTATCTAACAATTTAACTACATCATTCCAACTTATTACTTCTTTTCTTCCTTCTTTACCCATTTTTTCTGCTAACTTTTTATTATCAAGCAATTTATTAATTTCTTCAGCCAAAGTTATATGGTCACCAGCAGGTACTAATACCCCATTTACTCCATTTATTATTCTAAACTTTAAACTCCCTACAGCACTTCCTACTACAGCTTTTTCTCTACTCCAAGCTTCACTTAAGGTAATTGAAAATGCTTCAACGTAATCCGAGATACTAGGAATTACTACTAATGATGACGAATCTATTGCTTGTATTTTCGTTAGATCATCAACATAACCTAAAAATATACATTTTTTATCTACGCCTAGTGTTTGGGCCATTTTTCTATATAAACTAATATCACCTGGTCCTATAAAAACAATTCTTGAATTTATTAACTTTGAAGCTTTTATTAAGACATCTATTCCTTTTAACTTGTGCAACCTTCCGATATACAGTATGTACTCATCACCTATTTTTTCGATAAATGTATTAGATCTTGGTGTGGAGAAGAAAATTTCATTTACACCCTCTGGTACTAGATACGCATCTCTCTTATATTTTTCTCGTAATATTTTTAAATCACCTAAATTTTTCACTATTAATTTTTTTGAATCATATAAAACTTTATTCATAGTAATAGTTAAGTATAGTGGTGACAATAATTTTATTATTTTATTTGGATGATTACGTAATCCGTTTATAGCCATTAAAGTAAAAACATTATTATCATTCTTATTAAGTAACATAACAGAAAATAAGGAATTCTGAGAGTGATAATGTACTATATCAGCATCGCTTAATATTTTACTACGCTGTATTGGTAATGTTAAATCTGGCATATTGAAGAATCTTATACTT is a genomic window containing:
- a CDS encoding phospholipase C, encoding MIKILAKTYIKWLRIIPNMKKSKAVLRLSVFVVTFIILQTIASLHSISMKSVTATPIKHVVIIILENHSFDNFFGTYPFGNPPIYNNITDSLMRPVGLNFGVKIALDNGKYTSPYYVDSVILLDPTEGFSAYHKDWNFGAMNGFVEGSGTQSLAYVSYKQIPLLWDYAEEYVLADDYFSPSLESTQPNRVNYLTGFSTNITSDSFIINVIPFSYTIMYQLSQYNISWAYFDYGYQQGQKLPPFPLEVFSGANGYSDHFFNTSVFLQDLKQCTLPSISWLMFTGGGGSDYHYVYDMHPPFNLTIGQINLAYFINAIMESKYWNSTVIFITFDEGGGFYDQVPPPIIPTYGIGYDKFLNSLGIYNYTILGQRIPLLIISPYAKEGWIDNYTMSGYTLLAFLDYNWHIPFLNKIVANSDVQGLLQAFNFSQIPRKPIILTPNNWTYPIPLQYPIHYGYTATVHNNYTNYLLLYNKGLINNTVLSYIMQFSENSSFKYNTSIYNYTQTTIYYTTSYSSQPLPSISIGISSNELVDIFLVLLIAIVVIIIYYTISRKKL
- a CDS encoding LamG-like jellyroll fold domain-containing protein, with protein sequence MIDVSEGNSSVNLDRRKFLFLTSSAILFSTPATLLITAKDRKEIAKAQTSSSSIYPYIAIVEGDPSNGYNVLTNSGVIFNGSCTDGSGTCGIYEAIQYLQNNYGQGEVVLLGKFYPIKSPITSPPNNIEITGSGMICINPGSAPMFISLLPIISNEIKILWYTNTGIINKILTKRRSFSLLPYVLFTGTIQSLLFANGDQALGTPSQFTISAWIFGKPSGYTGYILSYGSLEDGEAWGIRASSNDIIFEGTTGSISAPFPSNIPFHLVVTYSNGQAAIYINGNQVASGSISVNYPNRTYLWINNFPIHSQQGGLNVGSWYSIIENIQFYTTVLSSSQISTLSSSIAQDPVTIPVFWSLYRYLMYLGDLITGIGFQRMGALFYGGVT
- a CDS encoding glycosyltransferase family 4 protein, with protein sequence MEKREKIVHVIHSFYPIIGGIEKSIYEIAIRQKEKYDITIITSSKVPKAELGLTVERLKSIRFFNMPDLTLPIQRSKILSDADIVHYHSQNSLFSVMLLNKNDNNVFTLMAINGLRNHPNKIIKLLSPLYLTITMNKVLYDSKKLIVKNLGDLKILREKYKRDAYLVPEGVNEIFFSTPRSNTFIEKIGDEYILYIGRLHKLKGIDVLIKASKLINSRIVFIGPGDISLYRKMAQTLGVDKKCIFLGYVDDLTKIQAIDSSSLVVIPSISDYVEAFSITLSEAWSREKAVVGSAVGSLKFRIINGVNGVLVPAGDHITLAEEINKLLDNKKLAEKMGKEGRKEVISWNDVVKLLDKVYWE